One part of the Peromyscus eremicus chromosome 18, PerEre_H2_v1, whole genome shotgun sequence genome encodes these proteins:
- the Apof gene encoding LOW QUALITY PROTEIN: apolipoprotein F (The sequence of the model RefSeq protein was modified relative to this genomic sequence to represent the inferred CDS: substituted 1 base at 1 genomic stop codon) gives MTGLYGYSAPDMQHLRRIVMPIQLVCCLLLCPVDAISSSEPTSPSTMLPPSALGYQLPSSDPLSCQILLPKYLPGFTHMPPLPKFLVGLALRNALEEAGCQADARALQLQLYRLGGVEATQALIHHLQELHKSGHSDWQVSVDNLSSALQLLAWEQPGPKRVQRSFSGVDCDNEQEQSVHDLVQLLPGVGTYYNLGTAFYYATQSCSDKAKERGQDGAIDLGYDLLMAMVGLSGGPAGVVISAALKPAMKAGVQRLIRYYYDEERXTSPKPETRKDGTPDGRDLEETTTATLVSEVESTPSYGGQTLFKNYGALAYKR, from the exons ATGACTGGACTGTATG GGTACTCTGCTCCAGACATGCAACACCTCAGACGCATCGTGATGCCAATCCAGCTGGTTTGCTGTCTCCTGCTGTGTCCTGTGGATGCCATTTCATCCAGCGAACCAACAAGTCCCTCTACGATGCTCCCTCCCTCAGCGTTGGGATACCAGTTGCCCTCCTCAGACCCCTTGTCCTGCCAGATCCTGCTCCCAAAGTACTTGCCTGGCTTCACTCACATGCCCCCTCTCCCCAAGTTCCTGGTAGGCCTGGCTCTGAGGAATGCTCTGGAGGAAGCTGGCTGCCAGGCTGATGCCAGGGCTCTGCAGCTTCAGCTTTACCGATTGGGAGGTGTGGAGGCTACCCAGGCCCTCATCCACCATCTTCAAGAGCTCCACAAGAGTGGACACTCGGACTGGCAAGTGTCTGTGGACAACCTGTCCTCTGCTCTGCAGCTCTTAGCCTGGGAGCAGCCGGGTCCAAAGAGGGTCCAACGCTCATTTTCTGGTGTGGACTGTGACAATGAACAGGAGCAGAGTGTACACGATTTggtccagctgctgccaggagtagGGACCTACTACAATCTAGGCACAGCTTTCTATTACGCCACTCAGAGTTGCTCTGACAAAGCTAAGGAGCGAGGCCAAGATGGGGCCATAGATCTGGGTTATGACCTTTTGATGGCCATGGTGGGTCTGTCCGGGGGGCCAGCTGGTGTGGTGATCAGTGCCGCTCTGAAGCCAGCAATGAAGGCTGGGGTTCAGCGGCTGATCCGATATTATTATGATGAGGAACGGTGAACATCCCCTAAGCCAGAGACCAGGAAGGATGGGACCCCAGATGGCAGGGACTTGGAAGAAACAACCACGGCCACTTTGGTGTCAGAAGTTGAAAGTACACCTTCCTACGGTGGGCAAACCTTATTCAAAAACTACGGTGCCTTGGCATACAAGAGGTAG
- the LOC131895258 gene encoding LOW QUALITY PROTEIN: apolipoprotein F-like (The sequence of the model RefSeq protein was modified relative to this genomic sequence to represent the inferred CDS: deleted 1 base in 1 codon), producing MIQAALLLGCVLLSSVAAFPRNTQNGALPLQQAITETEPTSNVLSGKIPPPAPGTCQDLLYAAPSLAPLPEYLSLLALRVALEDIGCPTEAHSLQLQLSRVGGKDNTETLILESQKLIKEEGIGDNEAILRGLRGSPGELKRVGRSVTLPETCTSEEGRMFHELGSLVVEFAKMLPSIDVVRELEASAVNVTQKCTIESWEHLEQVRIKMMKNPEVRNATLSVEDQIYIIARFSVLLNRFFASLLLNYFQSYFG from the exons ATGATCCAGGCTGCATTGCTCCTTGGCTGTGTCTTACTGTCCTCAGTGGCCGCCTTTCCAAGGAATACCCAGAATGGCGCCCTGCCCCTTCAGCAGGctatcacagagactgaacctacATCAAATGTGCTCTCCGGGAAgatccctcctccagcccccggCACCTGCCAGGACCTCCTGTACGCAGCACCCTCCTTAGCCCCCTTGCCTGAGTACTTGTCCCTCTTAGCACTAAGAGTGGCCTTGGAGGACATTGGCTGCCCTACTGAGGCCCACTCTCTGCAGCTTCAGCTCAGTAGGGTGGGAGGAAAAGACAACACTGAAACACTGATCCTCGAGAGTCAAAAGCTCATCAAGGAAGAAGGGATTGGCGATAACGAAGCCATTCTGAGGGGTCTGCGGGGATCCCCTGGGGAACTGAAGAGGGTCGGGCGCTCAGTGACCCTGCCTGAGACGTGTACCTCTGAAGAAGGACGGATGTTCCATGAACTTGGATCTCTGGTTGTTGAATTTGCTAAGATGCTCCCTTCCATTGATGTGGTAAGAGAGCTCGAGGCTTCTGCAGTCAACGTCACCCAGAAGTGCACCATTGAGTCTTGGGAACATTTGGAGCAAGTACGCATTAAGATGATGAAAAATCCAGAAGTTAGGAATGCCACACTCTCCGTAGAAGATCAAATATACATCATTGCTCGGTTTTCCGTCCTTCTGAATCGT TTTTTCGCGAGCCTTCTACTAAACTACTTTCAGTCTTATTTTGGATAG